One Egicoccus halophilus genomic region harbors:
- a CDS encoding RDD family protein has protein sequence MSYQSEVPPTGPSGGPAPAFAGTAGLGARIGARLLDVLIVGIPAGIVLGLFGLLGVAPGGDTWIGNAVFSLLWFGYFVFLESNQGATLGKRLLNLRVVVASGANPPVDVAAKRNAWMLFGLIPLLGGPLSVIATIAIIVTIGANDHNRGVHDNVAGTAVMRT, from the coding sequence GTGAGCTACCAGTCAGAGGTTCCACCGACCGGTCCGAGCGGCGGCCCTGCGCCCGCCTTCGCGGGGACGGCCGGGTTGGGCGCCCGCATCGGCGCCCGTCTGCTCGACGTGCTGATCGTCGGGATCCCGGCCGGCATCGTGCTCGGCCTGTTCGGTCTGCTGGGGGTCGCCCCGGGGGGTGACACCTGGATCGGCAACGCCGTCTTCAGCCTGCTGTGGTTCGGCTACTTCGTGTTCCTCGAGTCCAACCAGGGCGCGACGCTCGGCAAGCGGCTGCTCAACCTGCGGGTCGTGGTCGCCAGCGGCGCCAACCCGCCGGTCGACGTGGCCGCCAAGCGCAACGCGTGGATGCTGTTCGGGCTGATCCCGCTCCTGGGAGGTCCGCTCAGCGTGATCGCGACGATCGCGATCATCGTCACGATCGGCGCGAACGACCACAACCGTGGGGTGCACGACAACGTCGCCGGTACCGCGGTCATGCGCACCTGA
- a CDS encoding RDD family protein: MPASTTLPGEPAALGNRFVAKLVDALVILAVLVPLFLLGGPDGTDRVVTVTSALLGYVYFVVADATGGTLGKRLLQLRVVGPDGRPPGMGPSAVRNLWALTSLLPTVVGQLVAVVVSVVIAVTIARSPADVGIHDRYAATFVRAGR, from the coding sequence GTGCCGGCCTCCACCACCCTGCCCGGGGAACCGGCGGCGCTCGGCAACCGCTTCGTCGCCAAGCTGGTCGACGCGCTGGTGATCCTCGCCGTGCTGGTGCCGCTGTTCCTGCTCGGCGGTCCCGACGGTACGGACCGGGTCGTGACCGTCACCTCCGCCCTGCTCGGCTACGTCTACTTCGTCGTGGCCGACGCGACCGGCGGCACGCTGGGCAAGCGGCTGCTGCAGCTGCGGGTGGTCGGCCCGGACGGCCGGCCCCCGGGCATGGGCCCGTCCGCGGTGCGCAACCTGTGGGCATTGACGTCGCTGCTGCCGACCGTCGTCGGGCAGCTCGTCGCCGTGGTCGTCAGCGTCGTGATCGCGGTCACGATCGCGCGCTCGCCGGCCGACGTCGGGATCCACGACCGGTACGCGGCGACGTTCGTCCGTGCCGGACGATGA
- a CDS encoding PadR family transcriptional regulator: protein MADAGTSRTSLLLRGILDACLLALVAERDRYGYELATALRDAGLPLVADGTIYPALSRLEKRGHVESYRVPAAGGPPRRYYRLTPAGHEELATARAVWRTVTGGVDAVLARGDDHVLTTPTG from the coding sequence ATGGCCGATGCGGGCACCTCGCGGACGTCGCTGTTGCTGCGCGGCATCCTCGACGCCTGCCTGCTCGCGCTGGTGGCCGAACGCGACCGCTACGGCTACGAGCTGGCCACCGCCCTGCGCGACGCCGGGCTGCCGCTGGTCGCGGACGGGACCATCTACCCGGCGTTGTCACGGCTCGAGAAGCGCGGACACGTCGAGAGCTACCGCGTCCCGGCCGCCGGCGGACCGCCCCGCCGTTACTACCGCCTGACGCCCGCCGGACACGAGGAGCTGGCGACGGCCCGGGCGGTGTGGCGCACCGTGACCGGCGGCGTCGACGCCGTGCTCGCCCGAGGAGACGACCATGTCCTCACAACGCCCACTGGCTGA
- a CDS encoding HAD-IA family hydrolase has protein sequence MIRVVAFDLMDTVVRDPYRDALRAATGLSLDELFARRPPGAYPALERDELAESDYWSSFATCGIAVDADAFHRTRLAGTTWLPGMAELLDGLDGVVVRATASNYPRWIDGLAGTLLAGRFERVLASCHLGVRKPAAGFYTALLGALDVGADEVLFVDDREENVTGARELGIAAHRYRDADGVRAFLAEHGVRPGDVSPDGAGST, from the coding sequence ATGATCCGGGTCGTGGCCTTCGACCTGATGGACACCGTGGTCCGCGACCCCTATCGCGACGCGCTGCGCGCCGCGACCGGGCTGTCGCTCGACGAGCTGTTCGCCCGCCGGCCGCCGGGTGCGTACCCGGCACTGGAGCGCGACGAGCTGGCCGAGTCCGACTACTGGTCCAGCTTCGCGACCTGTGGCATCGCCGTCGACGCGGACGCCTTCCACCGCACCCGGCTCGCCGGCACGACCTGGTTGCCGGGCATGGCCGAACTGCTCGACGGACTCGACGGTGTGGTCGTGCGGGCGACCGCGAGCAACTATCCGCGGTGGATCGACGGCCTGGCGGGGACCCTGCTCGCGGGACGATTCGAGCGTGTGCTCGCCTCCTGTCACCTCGGTGTCCGCAAGCCCGCCGCCGGCTTCTACACCGCACTGCTCGGGGCGCTCGACGTCGGCGCCGACGAGGTGTTGTTCGTCGACGACCGCGAGGAGAACGTCACCGGTGCGCGCGAGCTGGGCATCGCGGCCCACCGCTACCGCGACGCGGACGGGGTCCGGGCCTTCCTCGCCGAGCACGGCGTGCGGCCCGGGGACGTCTCACCGGACGGCGCCGGATCGACGTAG